ACCCAAACCCGCAGCCAACACAAAGGCCCCCATGAGAGATGAATCCCATGCTTTGTTACTCTTTAGAGCCTGCAATGGATATCCTTTCCTGGCAGTGGAAGCCGGCCCCAAGGCCAAAAGAAAACTGGGCATCCCTGTAGCAGACATCGAGTGTGTACAGCCCGGAACTCGCCAATTATCCTTGAGGGCCAGGGGGGATGTCAACCTTTGGCTCAAAGAGATGTGCCATTTCTTTCGGCCAGCAAAGCCCCAGGCGCCAAGACCGATTGAGCAAGAAACATTCTAGAGGTTACAGACCCGCATTACTGAGGATAGGTAAACACTACCAGCCAAGTTCACGACATCTTAGGACAAGATCATTTGTGCTCAAATCTTGGCAACCAATCTGACAATAGAGATCCCTTTGGGCCGGATAGGGCAGCGCATTGACTTCCCACTGTTTTGCCCCATAATCTTCTGCAAGGTCTTTGTTCCCGAAAGAGAGGTATGTAAATCATGGTGAATCTGGAAGAGGTCTTGGGCGCCAAGAGCGTTGCAGTCATAGGTGCATCCAGGGATCCATCCAAGCCTGGAGCCATGCTTCTGGAGGTTCTCAAGAATACTGGTTTCAAAGGTCCGGTGGCAGGGATAAATCCCCAAGGAGGAAGCGTAAACGGACTTAAGCTTTACCGTAGCCTGGAGGAAGTGCCTTTTCAGATCGATCTGGCCGTCATGCTAATCCCCCCTAGGTTTGTTCCCCAGGCGGTTTCGGCCTGTGCCCAAAAGGGGGTCAAGGGGGTTGTGATTTCTGCCGAAGGATTTGCCGAAGCAGGCCCCGAGGGAGCGCGCATCCAGGATGAGGTATACCGGATACTCCGCTCTTGCGGCATGAGGGGCTTCGGCCCCAATACGCTGGGACTGGTGAATACCTCCACTGGACTCACAACCTCTTATTTCGCCACAGCCCGCATGCTCCAACCTGGCTCTGTGGGCTTTGCAGCCCAGTCGGGCATCTTCGTTGGGGCTCTGCTCAGATACCTTAGTTCCATGGAAGGGCTCAGGCTCTCCAAGGGAATAGGGTTGGGCAATAAGATGGATGTAAACGAGTGCGATGCCCTGGAATATCTGAACTCAGACAGTCAGACCCGCATCATAGGCATGTACCTGGAGGATGTGAGGGAGGGAAGGCGCTTCCTGGAAACAGCACGGAGGGCT
The nucleotide sequence above comes from bacterium. Encoded proteins:
- a CDS encoding CoA-binding protein, with the translated sequence MVNLEEVLGAKSVAVIGASRDPSKPGAMLLEVLKNTGFKGPVAGINPQGGSVNGLKLYRSLEEVPFQIDLAVMLIPPRFVPQAVSACAQKGVKGVVISAEGFAEAGPEGARIQDEVYRILRSCGMRGFGPNTLGLVNTSTGLTTSYFATARMLQPGSVGFAAQSGIFVGALLRYLSSMEGLRLSKGIGLGNKMDVNECDALEYLNSDSQTRIIGMYLEDVREGRRFLETARRAVENKPVVLLKGATTPQGAMASSSHTASLAVEDRVMDGALRQAGVIRVQSIEELISSLKGFLSMPLPKGDKIALVTYSGAQAILSIDQAARQGLQVARFSESTLLRLSQVIATAAKAANPVDLFPDMMVHGFERTSTTILEALLEDDGVHSVVFISFAVEGPESYGPLVELIRERNTKPVFFSLLGAKEHLEACRDFLEGHGIPCFAYPETAVKVISHMLRYASLREAA